In one window of Balaenoptera musculus isolate JJ_BM4_2016_0621 chromosome 10, mBalMus1.pri.v3, whole genome shotgun sequence DNA:
- the GPD1 gene encoding glycerol-3-phosphate dehydrogenase [NAD(+)], cytoplasmic, whose amino-acid sequence MAGKKVCIVGSGNWGSAIAKIVGGNAAQLARFDPRVIMWVFEEDVGGRKLTEVINTQHENVKYLPGHKLPPNVVAVPDVVQAAVDADILIFVVPHQFIGKICDQLKGHLKADAIGISLIKGVDEGPNGLKLISEVIGERLGIPMSVLMGANIASEVADEKFCETTIGCKDLAQGQLLKELMQTPNFRITVVQEVDTVEICGALKNIVAVGAGFCDGLGFGDNTKAAVIRLGLMEMIAFTKLFCSGPVSSATFLESCGVADLITTCYGGRNRKVAEAFARTGKSIEQLEKEMLNGQKLQGPQTARELHSILQNKGLLDKFPLFMAVYKVCYENQPVGEFIRCLQNHPEHM is encoded by the exons ATGGCCGGCAAGAAAGTCTGCATTGTAGGCTCTGGTAACTG GGGCTCAGCCATCGCCAAGATTGTGGGTGGCAATGCAGCCCAGCTGGCACGCTTTGACCCACGGGTGATCATGTGGGTGTTTGAGGAAGACGTCGGGGGCAGAAAGCTGACAGAGGTCATCAACACACAGCATGAGAATGTCAAATACCTGCCAGGGCACAAGTTGCCCCCCAATGTG GTGGCTGTCCCAGATGTGGTCCAGGCTGCAGTGGATGCTGACATCCTGATCTTCGTGGTACCCCATCAGTTCATTGGCAAGATCTGTGATCAGCTCAAGGGCCACCTGAAGGCAGATGCCATTGGCATATCTCTTATTAAG GGGGTAGACGAGGGCCCCAACGGGCTGAAGCTCATCTCTGAAGTGATTGGGGAGCGCCTTGGCATCCCCATGAGCGTGCTGATGGGGGCCAACATTGCCAGCGAGGTGGCTGATGAGAAGTTCTGTGAGACAACCATTG GCTGCAAGGACCTGGCCCAGGGACAGCTTCTGAAAGAGCTGATGCAGACACCCAATTTCCGCATCACGGTGGTGCAAGAGGTGGACACAGTAGAGATCTGTGGGGCCTTAAAG AATATAGTGGCCGTGGGGGCTGGCTTCTGTGATGGGCTGGGCTTTGGCGACAACACCAAGGCGGCCGTGATCCGACTGGGGCTCATGGAGATGATCGCCTTCACCAAGCTCTTCTGCAGTGGCCCTGTGTCCTCTGCCACCTTCTTGGAGAGCTGTGGTGTTGCTGATCTCATCACTACCTGCTACGGAGGGCGGAACCGCAAGGTGGCCGAGGCCTTCGCCCGCACTGGAAAG TCCATTGAGCAGCTGGAGAAAGAGATGCTGAATGGGCAGAAGCTGCAGGGGCCCCAGACAGCCCGGGAGCTACACAGCATCCTCCAGAACAAGGGCCTGCTGGACAA GTTCCCTCTGTTCATGGCTGTGTACAAGGTATGCTACGAGAACCAGCCAGTAGGTGAATTCATCCGCTGCCTGCAGAATCATCCAGAACATAtgtga